A single region of the Triticum dicoccoides isolate Atlit2015 ecotype Zavitan chromosome 2B, WEW_v2.0, whole genome shotgun sequence genome encodes:
- the LOC119362436 gene encoding peroxidase 2-like, whose product MASASCLGLVVLVAMASAASAQLSSTFYDTSCPNALATIKAGVTAAVQNEARMGASLVRLHFHDCFVDGCDGSVLLADTGSFIGEQGAAPNNNSIRGMNVIDNIKTQVEAVCKQTVSCADILAVAARDSVVALGGPTWTVLLGRRDSTTASKTNAENDLPPPTFDLQNLTTLFGNKQLSMTDMVALSGAHTIGQSQCRFFRDRIYNETNIDTTFATSLRANCPRSGGDNSLAPLDNGTPNGFDNAYYTNLMSQKGLLHSDQVLFNGGGADNTVRSFSSSAATFNNAFTTAMINMGNIAPKTGTQGQIRLVCSKVNS is encoded by the exons ATGGCCTCTGCCTCTTGCCTTGGCTTAGTGGTGCTCGTGGCAATGGCCTCGGCGGCGTCGGCGCAGCTGTCGTCGACGTTCTACGACACGTCTTGCCCCAACGCGCTGGCCACCATCAAGGCCGGCGTGACGGCCGCCGTGCAAAACGAGGCCCGCATGGGGGCGTCGCTGGTGCGGCTGCacttccacgactgcttcgtcGAT GGATGTGACGGGTCCGTTCTATTGGCGGACACGGGGAGCTTCATCGGCGAGCAGGGGGCAGCCCCGAACAACAATTCCATTCGAGGCATGAACGTCATCGACAACATCAAGACCCAGGTGGAGGCCGTGTGCAAGCAGaccgtctcctgcgccgacatcctcgccgtcgccgcccgtgaCTCCGTCGTCGCG CTGGGAGGACCGACGTGGACTGTTCTTCTCGGGAGGAGGGACTCCACCACTGCAAGCAAGACCAACGCGGAAAATGACCTGCCACCTcctaccttcgacctccaaaacctCACCACCTTGTTCGGCAACAAGCAGCTCAGCATGACAGACATGGTCGCGCTCTCAG GCGCCCACACGATCGGGCAATCGCAGTGCCGGTTCTTCAGGGACAGGATCTACAACGAGACCAACATCGACACTACCTTCGCGACATCTCTCAGAGCCAACTGCCCCCGGTCCGGCGGCGATAACAGCCTAGCGCCGCTGGACAATGGCACCCCCAACGGGTTCGACAACGCCTACTACACCAACCTCATGTCCCAAAAGGGGCTGCTGCACTCGGACCAGGTGCTGTTCAACGGAGGCGGCGCCGACAACACGGTCAGGAGCTTCTCGTCCAGCGCCGCGACGTTCAACAACGCCTTCACGACGGCCATGATAAACATGGGGAACATCGCGCCCAAGACGGGGACGCAGGGGCAGATCAGGCTCGTCTGCTCCAAGGTCAACTCCTGA